A section of the Saccharopolyspora gregorii genome encodes:
- a CDS encoding PDR/VanB family oxidoreductase, whose protein sequence is MQHPILDRVERVADDVVSLVLRGADGPLAPWTPGAHVDLALPNLLTRQYSLCGDPADRGRYRIAVRHDPLSRGGSEYVHLFLREGRTVAVSPPRNNFPLLPAPEYLFLAGGIGITPIAPMLRAALAAGATARLVYAGRSTASMPFATELAAAHGDRVRIVSTAADGRPDLAALAADLGPDALVYCCGPDAMLTAAEAAFPADRLHVERFRPATRTFAPNAEFQVHCARSGGSVRVAADESMLDALHHAGHPVPSGCREGVCGSCELVVLAGEPEHRDDIGAAPGTMYPCVSRASSHHLSVDL, encoded by the coding sequence GTGCAGCACCCCATCCTCGACCGCGTGGAGCGGGTCGCCGACGACGTCGTCTCCCTCGTGCTGCGCGGTGCGGACGGACCGCTCGCCCCCTGGACCCCGGGCGCGCACGTGGACCTGGCGCTGCCGAACCTGCTGACCCGGCAGTACTCGCTGTGCGGCGACCCGGCCGACCGCGGCCGCTACCGCATCGCGGTGCGCCACGACCCGCTCAGCCGCGGCGGCTCGGAGTACGTCCACCTGTTCCTGCGCGAAGGGCGCACCGTGGCGGTCTCCCCGCCCCGCAACAACTTCCCGCTGCTGCCCGCCCCCGAGTACCTGTTCCTGGCAGGCGGCATCGGCATCACCCCGATCGCGCCGATGCTGCGCGCCGCGCTCGCCGCCGGGGCCACCGCGCGGCTGGTGTACGCGGGCCGCAGCACCGCGAGCATGCCGTTCGCCACCGAGCTCGCCGCCGCGCACGGCGACCGGGTCCGGATCGTCTCCACCGCGGCCGACGGGCGGCCCGACCTCGCCGCGCTGGCCGCCGACCTCGGTCCGGACGCGCTGGTGTACTGCTGCGGCCCCGACGCGATGCTCACCGCGGCCGAAGCCGCGTTCCCCGCCGACCGGCTGCACGTCGAACGCTTCCGCCCCGCCACCAGGACCTTCGCCCCGAACGCGGAGTTCCAGGTGCACTGCGCCCGCTCCGGGGGCAGCGTCCGGGTCGCCGCCGACGAGTCGATGCTCGACGCGTTGCACCACGCCGGGCACCCGGTGCCGAGCGGCTGCCGCGAAGGGGTCTGCGGCAGCTGCGAACTCGTCGTCCTCGCCGGCGAGCCCGAACACCGCGACGACATCGGCGCCGCACCCGGCACGATGTACCCCTGCGTGTCCCGAGCGTCGTCCCACCACCTCTCCGTGGATCTCTGA
- a CDS encoding helix-turn-helix transcriptional regulator, giving the protein MDYVTRLEQGRARNPSEQVVEALGRALRLSGPEREHLFQVAGLVPPGRDVVPARIPPGVQRMLDRLAGTPVAVFDAAWTMLLANPLYAALMGDPSGWRGHERNAVWRNLVGPGGRVRHTPRARREFEAALVADLRTTAGRYPADPRLRDLIAQLHRRSDRFAELWDSGAVAEHDASRKTVDHPCVGPITLDCDVLGVAGADLRIMVYTADPGTEDADRLALLAVLGTQTVS; this is encoded by the coding sequence GTGGACTACGTGACCCGCCTCGAACAGGGCCGGGCGCGCAACCCGTCGGAGCAGGTCGTGGAGGCGCTGGGCCGGGCGTTGCGGCTGTCCGGGCCGGAGCGCGAGCACCTGTTCCAGGTCGCCGGTCTCGTACCGCCGGGACGCGACGTGGTCCCCGCCCGGATCCCGCCCGGCGTGCAGCGGATGCTGGACCGGCTGGCGGGGACTCCGGTCGCGGTGTTCGACGCCGCGTGGACGATGCTGCTGGCGAATCCGCTGTACGCGGCGTTGATGGGGGATCCGTCGGGGTGGCGCGGCCACGAGCGCAACGCGGTGTGGCGCAACCTGGTGGGCCCGGGCGGCCGGGTCCGCCACACCCCGCGGGCTCGCCGCGAGTTCGAGGCCGCGCTGGTCGCCGACCTGCGCACCACGGCGGGCAGGTACCCGGCGGACCCGCGGTTGCGCGACCTGATCGCGCAGCTGCACCGGCGCAGCGACCGGTTCGCCGAGCTCTGGGATTCCGGCGCGGTGGCCGAGCACGACGCCTCCCGCAAGACCGTCGACCACCCGTGCGTCGGTCCGATCACGCTGGACTGCGACGTGCTCGGCGTCGCGGGCGCCGACCTGCGCATCATGGTCTACACGGCTGATCCCGGCACGGAGGACGCCGACCGGCTCGCACTGCTGGCGGTACTCGGCACCCAGACCGTGTCCTAG
- a CDS encoding acyl-CoA dehydrogenase family protein, whose translation MEFGYDARTEEYRGRLAEFVDEHIYPSEPVLHEQLAAAGDPWAHAPIIEDLKAKAKEAGLWNLFLPGEHGAGLTNLQYAPLAEIMGRSPHLAPEVFNCSAPDTGNMEVLAEFGTDAQRERWLRPLLDGEIRSAFCMTEPDVASSDATNIGTRIVRDGDHYVINGRKWWSSGAMSPRCKILIVMGKSDPDAERHRQQSQILVPVDTPGVRIERGMHVFGYHDGDHGGHAEIVFDDVRVPAENIISGEGEGFAIAQARLGPGRIHHCMRAIGMAERALELMCRRALARSAFGGPIADQGVVQQWIADARIAIETNRLLTLKTAWLMDTVGNRGAHTEIQAIKVAVPQMVTSIIDRAIQAHGAAGVSQDTPLASLYAHARTLHIVDGPDEVHRRSLARRELKQYR comes from the coding sequence ATGGAGTTCGGCTACGACGCCCGCACCGAGGAGTACCGCGGCAGGCTCGCGGAGTTCGTGGACGAGCACATCTACCCGTCCGAGCCGGTGCTGCACGAGCAGCTGGCCGCCGCGGGCGACCCGTGGGCGCACGCGCCGATCATCGAGGACCTGAAGGCGAAGGCCAAGGAAGCGGGCCTGTGGAACCTGTTCCTGCCCGGGGAGCACGGCGCGGGGCTGACGAACCTGCAGTACGCGCCGCTCGCCGAGATCATGGGCCGCAGCCCGCACCTGGCGCCGGAGGTGTTCAACTGCTCGGCGCCGGACACCGGCAACATGGAGGTGCTGGCCGAGTTCGGCACCGACGCCCAGCGGGAGCGCTGGTTGCGGCCGCTGCTGGACGGCGAGATCCGCTCCGCGTTCTGCATGACCGAACCGGACGTGGCCTCCTCGGACGCCACGAACATCGGCACCCGCATCGTGCGCGACGGCGACCACTACGTGATCAACGGCCGCAAGTGGTGGTCGTCGGGGGCGATGAGCCCGCGCTGCAAGATCCTCATCGTGATGGGCAAGTCCGATCCGGACGCCGAACGGCACCGGCAGCAGAGCCAGATCCTGGTGCCGGTGGACACGCCGGGCGTGCGGATCGAACGCGGCATGCACGTGTTCGGCTACCACGACGGCGACCACGGCGGGCACGCCGAGATCGTGTTCGACGACGTGCGGGTCCCGGCCGAGAACATCATCTCCGGGGAAGGCGAGGGCTTCGCCATCGCGCAGGCCCGGCTCGGCCCCGGCCGCATCCACCACTGCATGCGCGCCATCGGCATGGCCGAACGCGCGCTGGAGCTGATGTGCCGGCGCGCGCTGGCCCGCTCCGCGTTCGGCGGCCCGATCGCCGACCAGGGCGTGGTGCAGCAGTGGATCGCCGACGCGCGCATCGCGATCGAGACCAACCGGTTGCTGACGTTGAAGACGGCGTGGCTGATGGACACCGTCGGCAACCGGGGCGCGCACACCGAGATCCAGGCGATCAAGGTCGCGGTCCCGCAGATGGTCACGTCCATCATCGACCGCGCCATCCAGGCGCACGGTGCGGCCGGGGTCAGCCAGGACACGCCGCTGGCCTCGCTGTACGCGCACGCCCGCACGCTGCACATCGTGGACGGTCCGGACGAGGTGCACCGCCGTTCGCTGGCCCGCCGCGAGCTCAAGCAGTACCGCTGA
- a CDS encoding phosphotransferase family protein, which translates to MSDDLPGLDLTRLREHLDRELPGLVTGPLTGELVQGGRSNLTYVVGDGARRWVVRRPPLGHVLATAHDMGREHRVMSALADTAVPVPRTYLMCQDEDVLGAPFYVMEHVDGTVYRSPELTERLGTEQRHELSMRLVDVLADLHSLDPEQVGLGDFGRPEGFLERQVRRWSKQLAASRSRDLDGIERLAELLGARVPATRRTGIVHGDYRLDNVLVGDSLEIGAVLDWEMATLGDPLTDLGLLAVYWEGLDGVQQNPIAKGIGPEYGFPPIRELWQRYAERSGTDLSDVEWYRAFGFFKLAVISEGIHYRFTRGQTVGDGFEHIGALVPHLVAQGLSALDEEA; encoded by the coding sequence ATGAGCGACGACCTGCCCGGACTCGACCTGACCCGGCTGCGCGAGCACCTGGACCGGGAGCTGCCCGGCCTGGTCACCGGGCCGCTGACCGGCGAACTGGTGCAGGGCGGCCGGTCCAACCTCACCTACGTCGTCGGTGACGGCGCGCGGCGCTGGGTGGTGCGCCGGCCGCCGCTGGGCCACGTGCTGGCGACCGCGCACGACATGGGCCGCGAGCACCGGGTGATGTCGGCGCTGGCGGACACCGCGGTGCCGGTGCCGCGCACCTACCTGATGTGCCAGGACGAGGACGTGCTCGGCGCCCCGTTCTACGTGATGGAGCACGTGGACGGCACCGTGTACCGCTCCCCCGAGCTGACCGAGCGGCTCGGCACCGAGCAGCGGCACGAGCTGTCGATGCGGCTGGTCGACGTGCTCGCCGACCTGCACTCGCTGGACCCGGAACAGGTGGGGCTGGGCGACTTCGGCCGCCCCGAGGGGTTCCTGGAGCGGCAGGTGCGGCGCTGGAGCAAGCAGCTCGCCGCCTCCCGCAGCCGGGATCTCGACGGCATCGAGCGGCTCGCCGAACTGCTCGGCGCCCGCGTCCCGGCCACCCGGCGCACCGGCATCGTGCACGGCGACTACCGGCTGGACAACGTGCTGGTCGGCGACTCGCTGGAGATCGGCGCGGTGCTGGACTGGGAGATGGCCACGCTCGGCGATCCGCTCACCGACCTCGGGTTGCTGGCGGTGTACTGGGAGGGGCTGGACGGCGTGCAGCAGAACCCGATCGCGAAGGGCATCGGCCCGGAGTACGGGTTCCCGCCGATCCGCGAGCTGTGGCAGCGCTACGCCGAGCGCAGCGGCACCGACCTGTCCGACGTCGAGTGGTACCGGGCGTTCGGCTTCTTCAAGCTCGCGGTGATCAGCGAAGGCATCCACTACCGCTTCACCCGCGGGCAGACCGTCGGGGACGGCTTCGAGCACATCGGGGCGCTCGTCCCGCACCTGGTCGCCCAGGGCCTGTCCGCTCTCGACGAGGAGGCATGA
- a CDS encoding HAD family hydrolase — protein MASSIQAVIFDYGGVLTTRGRDAIDAWTRAERIKPETFSAALKEWLSRSAPAGTPIHRLETGELSGAEFDRLLASRLRTVDDEPVVPDGLMARMFSHMRPDEAMHRLVADLRAAGVRTAMLSNSWGNNYPWESLEGMFELAVISSEVGLRKPDPRIYELVLDRLGLRPQEAVLVDDGAPNVEAAEQLGLRAVLHTDAAKTRAELRGLLPRLGPDTAEET, from the coding sequence ATGGCCTCCTCGATCCAAGCGGTGATCTTCGACTACGGCGGGGTCCTCACCACGCGGGGCCGGGACGCGATCGATGCCTGGACCCGCGCCGAGCGGATCAAGCCGGAGACGTTCTCCGCCGCGTTGAAGGAATGGCTGTCCCGCAGCGCCCCCGCAGGCACGCCGATCCACCGGCTGGAGACGGGCGAGCTCTCCGGCGCCGAGTTCGACCGGCTGCTGGCGTCCCGGCTGCGCACCGTGGACGACGAACCCGTCGTGCCGGACGGCCTGATGGCGCGGATGTTCTCGCACATGCGCCCGGACGAGGCGATGCACCGGCTGGTCGCCGACCTGCGCGCCGCCGGGGTGCGCACGGCGATGCTGTCGAACAGCTGGGGCAACAACTACCCGTGGGAGAGCTTGGAGGGGATGTTCGAGCTGGCCGTCATCTCCAGCGAGGTGGGCCTGCGCAAACCGGACCCCCGGATCTACGAGCTCGTCCTGGACCGGCTCGGCCTGCGCCCGCAGGAGGCCGTGCTCGTCGACGACGGCGCACCGAACGTCGAGGCCGCCGAGCAGCTCGGCCTGCGCGCGGTGCTGCACACCGACGCCGCCAAGACCCGCGCCGAGCTCCGCGGGCTGCTGCCACGGCTGGGACCCGACACCGCGGAGGAGACATGA
- a CDS encoding GMC family oxidoreductase — MTEEFDYVVVGGGSAGAAVAARLSEDPDTTVCLLEAGPSDVGDKAILELDRWMALLESGYDWDYLVEPQEQGNSYMRHARARVLGGCSSHNSCIAFWAPAEDLDEWESLGATGWGAKDVFPLYKRLETNDGPGDHHGRSGPVTIRSVPPKDPSGAALLQACEQAGIPITEFNSGKTVTHGANWFQINAREDGTRSSSSVSYLHPIIGKRPNLEVRTEVRAKKVVFDGKRATGVAYLDPDLIHTRTVRARREVVLSTGAIDTPKLLMLSGIGPAEHLREVGVDVLVDSPGVGSNLQDHPEGVIGWDAKQPMPTESTQWWEIGIFTTTEPGLDRPDLMFHYGSVPFDMHTARQGYPTTENGFCLTPNVTRSRSIGTVRLRTRDFRDKPRVDPRYFTDEHDIRVMTEGIKLARTIVSQQAMAGWAGAELHPGPDVRTDDEIADYIRKTHNTVYHPAASVPMGADDDPSKPLDARLRVKGVEGLRVADASAMPFLVAVNPNITTMAIGEKCSDMLKEDNA; from the coding sequence ATGACCGAGGAATTCGACTACGTGGTCGTCGGAGGCGGCAGCGCCGGAGCAGCGGTCGCCGCGCGCCTGTCCGAGGACCCGGACACCACGGTGTGCCTGCTGGAAGCCGGGCCGTCCGACGTGGGCGACAAGGCGATCCTGGAGCTGGACCGCTGGATGGCGCTGCTGGAATCCGGCTACGACTGGGACTACCTGGTGGAGCCGCAGGAGCAGGGCAACTCCTACATGCGCCACGCCCGCGCCCGGGTGCTCGGCGGCTGCTCCTCGCACAACTCGTGCATCGCGTTCTGGGCACCGGCCGAGGACCTCGACGAGTGGGAGTCGCTGGGCGCCACCGGCTGGGGCGCGAAGGACGTCTTCCCGCTGTACAAGCGGCTGGAGACCAACGACGGGCCCGGGGACCACCACGGCCGGAGCGGACCGGTGACGATCCGCAGCGTGCCGCCGAAGGATCCGTCCGGGGCGGCGTTGCTGCAGGCCTGCGAGCAGGCGGGCATCCCGATCACCGAGTTCAACTCGGGCAAGACCGTCACCCACGGCGCGAACTGGTTCCAGATCAACGCCCGCGAGGACGGCACCCGCTCCTCGTCGTCGGTGTCCTACCTGCACCCGATCATCGGCAAGCGCCCGAACCTGGAGGTGCGCACCGAGGTGCGCGCCAAGAAGGTCGTGTTCGACGGCAAGCGCGCCACCGGCGTCGCCTACCTCGACCCGGACCTGATCCACACCCGCACGGTGCGGGCGCGGCGCGAGGTGGTGCTGTCCACCGGCGCGATCGACACCCCGAAGCTGCTGATGCTCTCCGGCATCGGCCCGGCCGAGCACCTGCGCGAGGTCGGGGTGGACGTGCTGGTCGACTCCCCCGGCGTCGGCTCCAACCTCCAGGACCACCCGGAGGGCGTCATCGGCTGGGACGCGAAGCAGCCGATGCCGACGGAATCGACGCAGTGGTGGGAGATCGGCATCTTCACCACCACCGAACCGGGCCTGGACCGGCCGGACCTGATGTTCCACTACGGCTCGGTGCCGTTCGACATGCACACCGCGCGGCAGGGCTACCCGACGACGGAGAACGGCTTCTGCCTGACGCCGAACGTCACCCGCAGCCGTTCCATCGGCACGGTGCGGCTGCGCACCCGGGACTTCCGGGACAAGCCGCGCGTCGACCCGCGGTACTTCACCGACGAGCACGACATCCGGGTGATGACCGAGGGCATCAAGCTCGCCCGCACGATCGTCTCGCAGCAGGCGATGGCGGGCTGGGCCGGTGCCGAGCTGCACCCCGGGCCGGACGTGCGCACCGACGACGAGATCGCCGACTACATCCGCAAGACGCACAACACCGTCTACCACCCGGCGGCCTCGGTGCCGATGGGCGCCGACGACGACCCGAGCAAGCCGCTGGACGCGCGGCTGCGAGTCAAGGGCGTCGAGGGCCTGCGGGTCGCGGACGCCTCGGCGATGCCGTTCCTGGTGGCGGTGAACCCGAACATCACCACGATGGCCATCGGGGAGAAGTGCTCGGACATGCTCAAGGAGGACAACGCGTAA
- a CDS encoding TIGR03619 family F420-dependent LLM class oxidoreductase, with translation MRLGLGLPQFGAFAHPDHVRTVAAEAEAMGYESLWAGERVHAPHRLLTPYPGGDGTLPPQMRAALDPLLTLSIAAQVTRSPLLGTSTLSAPLHPPIALARALTGLDLLSSGRLIAGLGLSWSKDEYLAAGVPWAERGARLDETLDVLAALWGPDPVRHRGRFWTISPGEFQPKPTRKVPVYLGGGSEAALRRIARRADGWLAIALPLDALRRQLAALREHPREAGLEPVRTVLRVNAEFGPPGDRPAQGSVEHIAEHLHAVAELGVEDAFVDLQFTTCDTLPEFLDHAARLRTAFPT, from the coding sequence ATGCGCCTGGGCCTGGGACTACCGCAGTTCGGCGCGTTCGCCCACCCCGACCACGTGCGCACCGTGGCCGCGGAGGCGGAGGCGATGGGCTACGAGAGCCTGTGGGCCGGGGAACGGGTGCACGCCCCGCACCGGCTGCTCACGCCCTACCCCGGCGGGGACGGCACGTTGCCGCCGCAGATGCGGGCCGCGCTCGACCCGCTGCTGACGTTGAGCATCGCGGCGCAGGTGACGAGGTCGCCGCTGCTGGGCACCAGCACGCTCAGCGCGCCGCTGCACCCGCCGATCGCGCTGGCCCGCGCCCTCACCGGCCTGGACCTGCTCAGCTCGGGACGGCTCATCGCCGGTCTCGGGCTGAGCTGGTCCAAGGACGAGTACCTGGCGGCCGGGGTGCCGTGGGCGGAGCGCGGCGCCCGGCTGGACGAGACCCTCGACGTGCTCGCCGCGCTGTGGGGACCCGATCCGGTGCGGCACCGCGGCCGGTTCTGGACGATCAGCCCCGGCGAGTTCCAGCCGAAACCGACGCGGAAGGTGCCGGTGTACCTCGGCGGCGGTTCGGAGGCGGCGCTGCGGCGCATCGCCCGCCGCGCGGACGGGTGGCTGGCGATCGCCCTGCCGCTGGACGCGCTGCGCCGCCAGCTCGCCGCGCTGCGGGAGCACCCGCGGGAGGCCGGGCTGGAACCGGTGCGCACGGTGCTGCGGGTCAACGCCGAGTTCGGCCCGCCGGGGGACCGCCCCGCGCAGGGCTCGGTGGAGCACATCGCCGAGCACCTGCACGCGGTCGCCGAGCTGGGCGTGGAGGACGCCTTCGTCGACCTGCAGTTCACCACCTGCGACACCCTCCCCGAATTCCTCGACCACGCGGCCCGCCTCCGCACCGCCTTCCCCACCTGA
- a CDS encoding HNH endonuclease family protein: protein MSTGQQKKQRTPVWITVVSALIIGLGWLVFESGALDKVLATDSGAPSTASAGAASEQLADLQVKPAGSMDGYSRKSFEHWIPAPEAGKNCNTREAVLVRDGTDVQVDNSCEATSGSWVSTYSGETVADDSDVDIDHMVPLANAWRSGANEWTAERREQFANDMDLPQLVAADKSSNRSKGDKDPSKWKPVEAAWCEYATDWVTVKHGYGLSVTAEEKSALEQMLATCG, encoded by the coding sequence ATGTCGACAGGACAACAGAAGAAGCAGCGGACCCCGGTGTGGATCACCGTGGTGTCCGCACTGATCATCGGACTGGGCTGGTTGGTGTTCGAGTCCGGTGCGCTGGACAAGGTGCTCGCCACCGATTCCGGGGCGCCGTCCACCGCATCGGCGGGTGCGGCGTCCGAGCAGCTCGCGGACCTCCAGGTGAAGCCCGCCGGTTCGATGGACGGCTACTCGCGCAAGAGCTTCGAGCACTGGATCCCCGCGCCCGAAGCGGGGAAGAACTGCAACACCCGCGAAGCGGTGCTGGTCCGCGACGGCACGGACGTGCAGGTGGACAACTCCTGCGAGGCGACGTCCGGCAGCTGGGTCAGCACCTACAGCGGGGAGACCGTGGCCGACGACTCCGACGTGGACATCGACCACATGGTTCCGCTGGCCAACGCCTGGCGCAGCGGGGCGAACGAGTGGACCGCCGAGCGCCGCGAGCAGTTCGCCAACGACATGGACCTGCCGCAGCTCGTCGCCGCCGACAAGAGCTCCAACCGGTCGAAGGGCGACAAGGACCCGTCGAAGTGGAAGCCGGTGGAGGCCGCGTGGTGCGAGTACGCCACCGACTGGGTCACCGTGAAGCACGGATACGGGCTGTCGGTCACCGCGGAGGAGAAGTCGGCGCTGGAACAGATGCTGGCGACCTGCGGCTGA
- a CDS encoding MBL fold metallo-hydrolase, with translation MRVHHLNCGTLNLPGAPLVCHVLLVETEAGLVLVDTGFGLADIADPARRLGAFRHVVRPALRAEETAAHQVERLGFRREDVRHVVLTHFDMDHAGGLTDFPHARVHLTAAEAAGALHSPSRKERLRFRAVQWAHGPRLVEHGTGGESWRGFPAAQELTGIAPGLVLIALPGHTRGHAAVAVQAGDRWVLHAGDAFYHRGTLDRSAPVPIALRLLETSVAHDLRQVRANHARLAELHAGAEPDVDLICAHDPEIFARLRS, from the coding sequence GTGCGAGTGCACCACCTCAACTGCGGCACTCTGAACCTGCCCGGAGCGCCGCTGGTCTGCCACGTGCTGCTGGTGGAGACCGAGGCGGGTCTGGTGCTGGTGGACACCGGGTTCGGGCTCGCCGACATCGCCGACCCGGCGCGGCGGCTGGGCGCGTTCCGGCACGTGGTGCGGCCCGCGCTGCGCGCCGAGGAGACCGCCGCGCACCAGGTGGAACGGCTCGGCTTCCGCCGCGAGGACGTGCGGCACGTGGTGCTCACCCACTTCGACATGGACCACGCGGGCGGGCTCACCGACTTCCCGCACGCCCGGGTGCACCTGACCGCGGCGGAGGCGGCGGGCGCGCTGCACTCGCCGTCCCGCAAGGAGCGGCTGCGGTTCCGGGCCGTGCAGTGGGCGCACGGCCCGCGGCTGGTGGAGCACGGCACCGGCGGCGAATCCTGGCGCGGCTTCCCAGCCGCGCAGGAGCTCACCGGCATCGCGCCCGGCCTCGTGCTGATCGCGCTGCCCGGCCACACCCGCGGGCACGCGGCGGTCGCGGTGCAGGCGGGCGATCGGTGGGTGCTGCACGCCGGGGACGCGTTCTACCACCGCGGCACCCTGGACCGGAGCGCGCCGGTGCCGATCGCGCTGCGGCTGCTGGAGACCTCGGTGGCGCACGACCTCCGCCAGGTGCGGGCGAACCACGCCCGCCTCGCCGAACTGCACGCGGGCGCCGAACCCGACGTGGACCTGATCTGCGCCCACGACCCGGAGATCTTCGCGCGGCTGCGGTCCTGA
- the fabG gene encoding 3-oxoacyl-ACP reductase FabG encodes MSNKTAIVTGAARGIGAATAKRLARDGFAVAVIDLDEQACADTVSAIESAGGKALAVGADVSDADQVAAAVDRVAAELGAPTALVNNAGVLRDNLLFKMSDSDWDTVMSVHLRGAFLMSRAVQKHMVEAGWGRIVNLSSTSALGNRGQANYSTAKAGLQGLTKTLAIELGKFGVTANAIAPGFIATDMTKATAERVGASFEDFSKAAVSTIPVGRAGEPDDIANAASFFLDERSGFVSGQVLYVAGGPRD; translated from the coding sequence ATGTCGAACAAAACCGCGATCGTCACCGGCGCCGCCCGCGGAATCGGCGCGGCCACCGCGAAGCGGCTCGCCCGGGACGGATTCGCCGTCGCGGTGATCGACCTCGACGAGCAGGCCTGCGCCGACACGGTCTCGGCGATCGAATCGGCGGGCGGGAAGGCGCTGGCGGTGGGCGCGGACGTCAGCGACGCCGACCAGGTCGCGGCCGCCGTGGACCGGGTCGCCGCCGAGCTCGGCGCCCCGACGGCGCTGGTGAACAACGCGGGCGTGCTGCGGGACAACCTGCTGTTCAAGATGTCCGATTCGGACTGGGACACGGTGATGTCGGTGCACCTGCGCGGCGCGTTCCTGATGAGCCGGGCCGTGCAGAAGCACATGGTGGAGGCCGGGTGGGGCCGCATCGTGAACCTCTCCAGCACGTCCGCGCTGGGCAACCGCGGGCAGGCGAACTACTCGACGGCGAAGGCCGGGTTGCAGGGTCTGACGAAGACGCTGGCCATCGAGCTCGGCAAGTTCGGCGTCACCGCGAACGCGATCGCACCCGGGTTCATCGCCACCGACATGACGAAGGCGACGGCGGAGCGGGTCGGCGCGAGCTTCGAGGACTTCTCGAAGGCGGCCGTGTCCACCATCCCCGTCGGCCGGGCGGGCGAGCCGGACGACATCGCGAACGCGGCGTCGTTCTTCCTGGACGAACGGTCCGGTTTCGTCTCCGGCCAGGTCCTCTACGTGGCGGGCGGGCCGCGCGACTGA
- a CDS encoding DinB family protein, with translation MDFRDEALDQLDLYWEQWRPRLDGLTDEEYFREPVPECWSVRRTGRGWEFDFAFPAPDPPPFTTIAWRLCHVADHVFAMRVSNHFGDGSYRIDHHDYPGSAAVALAHLDRQHGLWRDGIGSMPAERWTRPVGPAEGPHADRTYLTLVLHLNRELFHHGGEIALLRDLYRSAA, from the coding sequence ATGGACTTCCGCGACGAGGCGCTGGACCAGCTGGACCTCTACTGGGAGCAGTGGCGGCCCCGGCTGGACGGGCTCACCGACGAGGAGTACTTCCGCGAGCCGGTGCCGGAGTGCTGGTCGGTGCGCCGGACCGGGCGCGGCTGGGAGTTCGACTTCGCCTTCCCCGCGCCCGACCCGCCGCCGTTCACGACGATCGCCTGGCGGTTGTGCCACGTCGCCGACCACGTGTTCGCGATGCGCGTCTCGAACCACTTCGGCGACGGCTCGTACCGGATCGACCACCACGACTACCCGGGTTCCGCCGCGGTGGCGCTCGCCCACCTGGACCGGCAGCACGGGCTGTGGCGGGACGGGATCGGCTCGATGCCCGCCGAGCGCTGGACGCGACCGGTGGGGCCCGCGGAAGGCCCGCACGCCGACCGGACCTACCTGACGCTGGTCCTGCACCTGAACCGGGAGCTGTTCCACCACGGCGGCGAGATCGCCCTGCTGCGCGACCTGTACCGGTCCGCCGCGTGA
- a CDS encoding siderophore-interacting protein, translating to MVLEVPETADIRSDVTAPPGARVRWLARDGSGDVPGVLALAAAKEWSPGPGRGYAWVAGESKLATGLRRHLVQEHGLPKQDIAFFGYWRHGRSSPG from the coding sequence GTGGTGCTGGAAGTTCCCGAGACCGCCGACATCCGCTCCGACGTCACCGCGCCCCCGGGCGCGCGGGTGCGCTGGCTGGCCCGCGACGGCTCCGGGGACGTGCCCGGGGTGCTGGCGCTGGCCGCGGCGAAGGAGTGGTCGCCGGGGCCGGGCCGCGGCTACGCGTGGGTGGCGGGCGAGTCGAAGCTCGCCACCGGGCTGCGCAGGCACCTGGTGCAGGAGCACGGGCTGCCGAAGCAGGACATCGCGTTCTTCGGCTACTGGCGCCACGGCCGCTCCAGCCCGGGCTGA
- a CDS encoding Rossmann-fold NAD(P)-binding domain-containing protein encodes MITVQYAKAFPHMRINSVEPGFTATDLNDHRGTQTVEEGAEIIVRMAQLDQHGPTGGYFDVHGSLPW; translated from the coding sequence ATGATCACCGTGCAGTACGCCAAGGCGTTCCCGCACATGCGGATCAACAGCGTCGAACCGGGCTTCACCGCGACCGACCTGAACGACCACCGCGGCACGCAGACCGTCGAGGAGGGCGCCGAGATCATCGTGCGGATGGCGCAGCTCGACCAGCACGGTCCCACCGGCGGCTACTTCGACGTGCACGGCTCGCTCCCCTGGTGA